A genomic stretch from Cyanobacteriota bacterium includes:
- a CDS encoding alpha/beta fold hydrolase, whose product CLFFHGFTAAPHQFIPMSQMFFKAGYNVIVPLMPGHGQAGQWDKSNPPPLPTNPAQYQDFALYWLQIAQLLGRRVIVGGLSGGGTLAAWLSLYCPRAIYRTILFAPFLSSSNKVVDLFVKSFDGYFEWTQASAYERVPANIFGYSGFALPALRTFLVMGQTVLQAARSQFSPPLFIISSECDEAVGNYDHKTLFDRLIQRQPMTWKHCFSRALAIPHTMMTKAEGNQWENLLNVMVKAFVQSNLTWAELEEIGFRMTRGKTFKAVIAELGLQQNVSPDMPAMMTMLDKRAIVEARNSTHRRH is encoded by the coding sequence TGCCTGTTCTTCCATGGGTTCACAGCCGCACCTCACCAGTTTATTCCCATGAGTCAGATGTTTTTTAAGGCAGGTTATAACGTGATTGTGCCCCTCATGCCAGGACACGGCCAAGCAGGGCAGTGGGATAAGAGCAATCCACCCCCGTTGCCAACTAATCCTGCCCAATATCAAGACTTCGCTCTCTACTGGCTACAAATTGCTCAACTGCTAGGGAGACGGGTCATCGTTGGTGGCTTGTCTGGGGGAGGCACCTTAGCAGCTTGGTTGTCGCTGTATTGTCCCAGAGCTATCTATCGAACCATTTTGTTTGCGCCGTTCCTAAGTAGCAGCAACAAAGTTGTTGATTTGTTTGTCAAGTCCTTTGATGGCTATTTTGAATGGACACAGGCATCAGCTTATGAGAGAGTTCCAGCCAATATCTTTGGCTATTCTGGATTTGCTCTGCCTGCCTTGCGGACATTTTTGGTGATGGGGCAAACGGTCTTGCAGGCTGCCCGATCGCAGTTCTCACCACCGTTGTTCATCATTTCCAGCGAGTGTGACGAGGCAGTAGGCAACTATGACCACAAGACTCTATTTGACAGGCTAATTCAGCGCCAACCGATGACATGGAAGCACTGCTTTAGTCGGGCCTTGGCTATTCCCCACACGATGATGACAAAGGCAGAGGGCAATCAGTGGGAGAACTTGCTAAATGTTATGGTCAAGGCGTTTGTGCAAAGCAATCTGACCTGGGCAGAACTAGAAGAGATTGGCTTTCGGATGACTAGAGGCAAGACGTTCAAGGCTGTGATAGCAGAACTGGGGTTGCAGCAGAATGTCTCTCCGGACATGCCTGCTATGATGACCATGCTGGACAAGCGGGCGATCGTTGAAGCTCGTAACTCTACCCACAGACGGCACTAG
- a CDS encoding glutathione S-transferase family protein, which produces MLLLQFSTSHYCRKARLALGYKQLAYQVQNLTPGLHALRLKPITGTTTLPVLLPELPGHPVAIADSTRILAFLETLQPIPPLLPDDPQLQRRARILEDWLDESIGTATRFVYYHFRANEGRYLDTSPFNRLVIQVVCRQYGIYPATVSLARDRLDQALAFLADQWQAPYLVGDRLSIADITAAALLSPLALIPSYRQQYSWLWERIIHIHSHCGEALPPGLES; this is translated from the coding sequence ATGTTGTTGCTTCAATTCAGCACGTCTCACTACTGTCGTAAGGCACGATTAGCCTTAGGCTACAAGCAATTGGCCTATCAAGTGCAAAATCTGACACCAGGACTTCATGCCTTGCGACTAAAGCCAATCACAGGAACCACAACATTACCGGTGTTACTACCAGAGTTGCCGGGGCATCCAGTCGCGATCGCCGATTCTACCCGCATCTTAGCCTTCCTTGAGACCCTACAACCCATACCACCACTGCTTCCAGATGATCCCCAGTTGCAACGCCGGGCTAGGATACTAGAAGACTGGTTGGATGAGAGCATCGGCACAGCCACACGGTTTGTCTACTACCACTTCCGAGCCAACGAGGGGCGCTATTTGGACACATCACCCTTTAACCGCTTAGTGATCCAAGTTGTCTGTCGACAGTATGGCATTTATCCAGCAACTGTTAGCCTAGCCCGCGATCGCCTAGACCAAGCCCTGGCCTTTTTGGCAGATCAATGGCAAGCTCCTTACTTAGTGGGCGATCGCCTCAGCATTGCGGATATTACAGCGGCTGCCCTCCTTAGCCCCCTAGCACTGATTCCCAGCTATCGCCAGCAATACTCTTGGCTGTGGGAGCGTATCATTCACATCCATAGTCACTGCGGAGAAGCATTGCCTCCTGGTTTGGAGAGCTAG